CATGCCCCCATGGTTGATGGTGGCTGGCATTAAGTTCCCAAATCGACGTGAACAAACTCAACGTAATGTTGTGGGCGAACTGAAACGAGATCAGTTAATTGAAAATAAATAGCAACGGGATTATTAATAGCCGAATGCACCACAAGAAGAATGCGCGGAAAACCCGTCGGTTGTCGGCACGGATGCGCCGGCGCGCCTGACCGGAGCGGCAACCATCCGGCATCAGGGCCGGGGACCGATCCGGACGTCCGCTTCGCTGGGCGACAAGCGCGTCAGCGAACCCGAGGAAGCCGGCTTCTCCGCGGTTGTAAGCCCAGCATCTCCCGCCGCCTGCGACAGCGGTGGACCACTTGACGGCGCAGTCGGAACCTGCATGTCCTGCGGCATCGCGACCGGTTGCGCCTGCGTGGGCGGCAGCAGCGAAATCGGCCCGTTGCCCTCGCCCTCCCCGCCCGGCCGAAAGAGGTTCTCGGGCCGTTCGACCGGCGGACTGGTCGACGGATCCGGCTGTGCTGGTGCGATCGGTTGACGCGGCGCGTCGAACTCGGCGGCCGCATCGACTACCTTGGCTCTCAGCGACGCCGCCATGAAATCACCCACCATCGGCAATGCGCTACGAGCGCCCTGTCCCCAGCTGCCGCCCATGGTCATGCGGCTGTCGTTGAAACCCACCCAGGCGCCTGCCACCAACTGCGGATGCATCAGGATGAACCAGCCGTCGGTGTTGTCCTGCGTCGTGCCGGTCTTGCCAGCCAGATCGCCGCGGATGCCGTAACGGCTGCGGATGGCGGCGCCGGTGCCGCGGTCGATCACGCCGCGCATGGCGTCGAGCAAGGTCTGCGCCGGCGCCTGGGCCAACGCGGTTTCGGGCGTGCCGGGGTGAAACTCCTCCAGCACCTTGCCGTCACGGTCCTCGATGCGCAGCACCAGAATCGGTTCGATGAAGTTGCCGCCATTGGCGATGCTGCCGTAGGCCGTGACCATCTCCTTCAAGGTGACCGGACTGGTACCCAGCGCGAGGGACGGAACCTCGTCCAGCTTGCTCTGGCGCACCCCCATGGCGCGCGCGAGGTCGGCCACGTTCTTCGGGCCCACCTGCTGCATGAGTTGCGCGGTGATGATGTTCTTGGAGAAGGCCAGGCCATCGCGCAAGGTCATCGGTGCGTAGCTCGGCTCGCCTTCGTCGGTAGGGCTCCAGACCTGGCCATTGCCCAGCGCCAGCTGGATCGGCTCGTCCATGAAGCTCTCGTCGGGCGAAATGCCCTGGGCAAAGGCCGTGCCGTAGACAAAGGGCTTGAAAGTCGACCCCGGCTGCCGGCGTGCCTGGGAGACGTGGTCGAACTGGTCTTCGGCGTAGCCACGGCTGCCGACCCAGGCACGTACCTGGCCATCGCGCGGGTCCAGCGCCATGAAGCCGGCCTGCAGCCGTGATTTCTGCACTCGCAACACCTTCATCGCATCCGCGTCCGCGAACGCCTGCCTGAGCGCGTCCGCATCGTCGGCGCCACCGTCACGGGCGCTCTTGTAGGCAGCGGTCTCACGGACCATCGCCTGGATTTCCGGGCGTTTGGGGTTCCAGGCACGCGGTGCGTACATCGCATCGGCCGACCGCTGGAGCTGATCGGCCTGCTTCTGCACCGCGCGGTTGGCGAAGTCCTGCAGGCGTGAATCGATGGTGGTGCGCACCCGCAGGCCGTCGGCGTAGATGTCGTAGCCGTTGCGTTCGGACCAGTCGAAGAGCCAGTTGCGCAGTTGCCGCGCCAGGTGCGGCGCCGGGCCGGTGGCATCGGTCTGGCGCTCGAAGTCCACCTTCAGCGGTGTCTTCTGCAACTCGGCCAGACGCGTTTCGGGCAAGGCGCCGGAGCGCACCATCTGCGCCAGCACGATGTTGCGGCGATCGCGGGCACGATCGGGGTTATTGACCGGGTTGTAGTAGCTGGTGCCCTTCAACATGCCGACCAGGGTGGCGCTCTGCAGCGGGTCGAGCTTGTCGGCGGTCGTGTCGAAGTAGGTGCGCGCGGCCATTTCGATGCCGACCGCGTTGTAGAGAAAGGAAACGGTGTTGAGGTAGGTCTCCAGGATCTCGTCCTTGGAATACACCCCCTCGATCTTCAGCGCGGTGATCGCCTCCTTGGCCTTGCGGGTCAGGCTGACCGCGCGCCCGATCTCGTCGGGATAGAGGTTGCGCGCGAGTTGCTGCGTGATGGTGGACCCGCCCTGCCGGTCTCCGTGCAGGGTGTTGAGCACGGCCGCGCCAGTGCGCCGGAAGTCGATGCCGCCATGCTCGTAGAACCGCCGATCCTCGGTGGCGATGAGCGCATCGACCACGTGCGGCGAGATGTCGGCGAGCTTCACCCATTCACGATTCGCCCGCCGAAACTCGGCCAGCACCTTGTCATCGGCCGACAGCAACACCGCGGGGCGTTCCGTGCGGGCCTTTCGGATGTCGCCGATGCTCGGGGTGAATGGAATCAGCAGCAGTACATAGGCCACCAGCAGCGCAGGCAGGCAAGCCACCGCACGCCAGGGATGGCGGCGAACCGCAGATGCGGCACGCGTCAGAAAGTTGGGGGTCGTAGCCATGGGAGCGCATGGTAGGGTCGTCGCGGTGGGCGCCGGAAACAAAAAGGGACGGCCGAGACCGCCCCTGTGCGGAATCTGACCGGTCGCCCGTCTCAGGCGGGAACGGCAGCGAGCCGCGCCGGCACCAGCCGGTTGGGCGACACGTACTGTTCGCGGTAAATCTCGAACGGCATGGTATCGGCGTCCTCGATGCGCTTCTGCTCGGCAAACGACAGTCGACTCGCCGCCTCGAAACGCGCCTGCTGCTCTTCGGTCCAGGGCATGGCCAGCAACGCATCGCGGGCCACCACCGACTGTGCCCGGGTGCAGGCCACAAAAGAATCGCCGAATTGCGAGGACATGGTTGCCAGCACGCGAGCCGAAGGCAGGGTTTCGGGTGACCGCATCGCGGCCTGCGCCGCCTGCACCGCCTGCAGATACGCGACGCTTCCTTCCGCGGCGTCGACTGCACGGGCGATCGGCAGGCAGGCGGTCAGAATTTCATCGGCCCAGTCGACCAACGCCACCGGCTTGCCCTGGCGGCTGAGTACCAGGCCCGGCTCACGTCCCCGCGCCGCCGTCAGGTGCTGGTTGTGCGCCAGCTCGGCGATCTCGGCGGGCGTGTCGGGCGGGCTGTCGCTCAACAGACAGTGCAGCAGGAAGATGTCGATGAACCGCATCGTCTGCGCCGAAATACCGACCGGGTTGAACGGGTCGAGATCCATGCAGCGCACTTCGACGTATTCCACGCCACGCTCACGCAGGGCATGCAATGGCCGCTCCCCTTGGCGGATGGTGCGCTTGGGCCGGATGGTTCCGTAGAACTCGTTCTCGATCTGCAGCAGCGTGGTCGCCAACTGGTTGTATTCGCCGCCTGGATTGCGGATGCCGAGGTCGCGGTAGAGCGGATAGGGCCGGGTCAGCGCATCCTGCAGTGAGGCCGCATAGCCTTCCAGGCTGTTGTAGCTGACCGAAAGCGTTGCCTGGGCGTCGCTCTGGTAACCAAGGCGCCCCATCCGTAGCGACGTGCCGTAGGGCATGTGCATGCTGCCTTCACCGATAGGCTCCAGCTGGTGAGGCCGGCCCTCGACGAAGCTGCCGCAGACGGCCGGAGAAGCACCGAACAGCGTCAGCAGCAGGAACGCATGGCGACGAAAATTTCGGATGAGGTCGAAATACTCTTCGCTGCTCACGCCGGGGAGCGACCAGTTGTAATGAATGCCCGAAATGGTCTGCATGCGCCGGCCGTAACGATGACCCAGCCCCATGCGGTAGACGCTCTTGGCGCGACCGACATTCGAAGTACCGTAGCGGCCCAGCGGGATGGTCTCGTCCGACGGCAGGCCGCAAGGCATGCTGGACACCCACAGGTTCTCGTCGCCATGGGCGTCCAGTGCTGCCATGGCCCGATGCACGAACTGGTGCACCTCGGTAATCTCGGCCATGCATGCCTCGGCACTCGCATGCACGCCGGTGATCAGCTCGACCTGCGACTCACTGAAGTCGGTGGTGATATGCGGATGGGTCAGCGCCGAACCCAGCGGATGCGGATGCGGTGTCAGTGCCAGCGCACCCGTGGGCAAGGAGCGCAAGCTTTCTTTCTCGATGCCGCGGCGCATGCCTTGGAGGCGCTGCGGGGTCAATGCGGCAAGGCGCTCGTCGGTGCTGGTCATGGGCGAAACAGGGATTTGTCGTTATGTGTGGATACGGCGCCGGCAACCGGGCGGCCGAGAGGATATGCGAGGGCGGTGCCAGCGCGCTGCCGAAGATCCAGGAAACCCTGCTGAATCGCCCGGCAATCGCGCGCGAAGCCCCTGAACTGCGCCGCATGCTAACAGGCCGTTGCCCGCCTCCGGAATCAGCAAAAGCGTGATGGATACGACCGGTCATTCAGGCCAGGGCGAGCCGTCACCGCAGTGGTCGACAAACAGAATCTGCTGGCGCCCGTCGTTCGGTATGTAGACCTGGTTCACGCTCGAGGGCGGCAAAACGCGGTCGGCACACTGCGCCCCCTGTCCGGGGCCCATGACGACTCTGGCGCCTGGTTTCAGCATGCAGGAACTCACCGTATCCAGGGGCGACCACTCCGGACAGATGTCGTTGTCCCGGGCGTATTTTTCACGCGGCCCGAGCGGCGGAAAAAATGACCACCAACGGCCGTGTTGGGTGTGCGGTTTGGACCCATCCCACACCCGAAAGACCCTCACCGGTTTATCAACGACGAACACCCGCCCCTTACACAAGGCGCCGTTACCCGGCAAGCCGATGGCCTCGGTCAAGAGCGACTCGTCCGAAGCGGCAACCATGCCGATCGGAGGCTCCTCTATGTCGCCGACGCAATCCTGGGAAGCCGCGGCCATCGCTGCGGCGGCGCCCAGGAACATTATTGACACTAAAACGTTTTTGCAGTGCGCGTGGGCCACATGGGGATTCGACATGAATAATATCCTCTGATTGCAGAAACAGAAGTCATCACGTCGATCACCCGAATACTTACCAGCCTTGCCAGCCGCACCATATGGCAAGCACTACAAAACAAATTTGCGCAGACGCGCAATGGTCAACCGCTGGTTAGCGCGCAACCATATATTTCGCAAGTCCTGCCCCATCAATGATTCATCCGTCTGCGGCGTCAGCCAGGCGATGAATTCCTCACGACACCGAAATATTCGGTACTCGTCGGCCTCTCCGCTCAATCCGTCCGCGTCTCCGCTGGCGGGCACATGCATTTTGCCGTCATACACCTCTGCATAAATGAACGCCCCGCCGGTATATTGCAATCCCATCCCGCAATATTCCGGGTGGCTGTAAAACAGCTTACTCCCAGCCTCCAGGCGCGCGGCGACCAACCGTGCAAGGTGCGACCCAACCAATAAATCAGACATTTCAATGGAAAGTGACGGTCCGCATCAACCGGGCGAATGAATGACTGGAAGAAAAAAGAATCCAGGCAGAACGACGTGGATTTATTTTGTGGCGTGTCCGCCGGTCCATATCGAGAAACACGCGGTGAGCATGGGCGCCCTCGCACCATGTCGAATCAGATTTTTCTCGGTTCTTGTCGGCGGCTTCCTGACACTAAATGCCCGATTGCCGGCACGTGTACGATCGGCGCCCGGCGCGCCACCATGGCGGCCTCATCTCAAGCCTGCTTCCATGAACCCCAATTTTCTCTATCGCGGCATCGCCTGCATCGTCATCGGCGCAGCAGTCTTGCTGGCGCCCCGATTCATGGGTGAAACCGGCCTGCGCGAAACCATCGCCGGCAGTTACCTGGTGGGATGGTTCGCGATCGTCCTGGGCGCGGGCCTGGTCGTGACGCACCTGACGCGCGGCCCCAAGCGCCGCCGTTGATTCGCCGACCGACCGTCTCGATGGACCCGAAAGCTCAGGCCAGAACCTTCTGAAGAAAGATCTCGAGTTGCCGCACTTCGGGCGGGCAAACGGTGTGCTCCATCGGATAGGTGTGCCATTCCACCGGATAACCGAGTTCCAGCAGCGCATCGCGTGAGGCTTCGGCCCGCGCGAGTGGCACCACGCCATCGCGCGTGCCGTGAGCCAGGAAGATGGGCACATCGCCATTGGCGAGGTGGCGCTCTTTCGCCGTGGTCGATGCCAGCGGCAGATAGCCCGACATGCCGGCGATGCCCGCCAGGCGCTCGCCATGCCGCAAGCCTGTCATCAGCGACATGGCACAGCCCTGCGAAAAGCCCGCCAGCACGATGCGGTTCGCAGCGATGCCGCGCTGCTTCTCGCGCAAGATCAATGCCTCGATGGCATCGCGCGAGGCGCGCAAGCCCGCTGCGTCTTCCTGGCGCCCCAGGTCAGACACCACGATGTCGTACCACGAAGGCATGCGGTAGCCACCATTGATGCTCACCGGCATTGTCGGCGCCTGCGGAAACACGAAGCGCACCGGCCCGACACCCGACAGATCGAGCTGCGGAACCATGGGCACGAAATCGTCGGCGCTGGCGCCCAGCCCATGCATGAGCAATACGGTAGCGGTAGGTTGCGGAGCGGTCTCGAGCTCGATGGTCTGAAGCAAGGTCATGGTGCTGCTGGATAGGCAAATGCGGGTAAGCCACGATTGTGCCGGCTGTCCGCCAGACAAGCGGTGACCGCCGTGCGACGGGTGGCGCGCCCGGCCGCGCTGGGCAAGGGACTATTGCCCACTTCGCCCATTTCGACCGCTGCCAGTCCGCTGCAATCACGTGCATTTGCCTCGCCTCCACGCCAGTCACTTCATTCGCGCCATGCGCGGCGTGTTCCTGGTCGAACTCATGGTCTGCCTGCTCGTAGCGGCGGTGTTGCTGGCCCTGGGTCTTCCGGGTTTGCGGTCCATGTTGCGCGACATGCAGGTCAGGGTCGCCGCGCAAGACCTGGTCGGCGCACTCGCCTGGACGCGGGCAGAAGCCGTGCGCGGCGGAGCCGCCATCACCTTGCGCTTTCGGCCGCGGACGGAATGCATATCGCCACCGGCGCGGCGGCACTGTGGCTGGGAAGTCTTCCGCGATCTCGACGGCAATACGAAGCGCGATGCTTCGGAAAAGCTGCTCGCCGTCCACGCGCTGCCCGTCCAGGTCGACCTTCCGGACGTCAGCAGCAGCGCTATCCAGTATCTCGCCGATGGCGCGGTTTCCACCAAAGGTGTCCACATCGTCATCGGCCCGACCGGCGCCGCCACGGGCGATCCGGCAACACGCATCGTTTGCTCCCAGTTCGGCGGCCGCGTGCGCATTGCCATGGGAGAACACTGCTGAGCCATGGCCCATCGACGCCTCCAGGCCGGGTTCGGCACCATCGATTCGCTCATCGCCCTGCTGGTGCTGTCCCTCGGCCTGCTCGGTGTCGCGCGCCTGATGACACGGCAATTGGTCGACACGCGTGGCACCAGCCAACGTGCCCACGCTTTGCAATACATAGCGGCCATCGACGACAGCATGGCCTTGCATCGCCCAGCGCCCCGCGCCGACGGAAGCCTCGAATGGGATGACTTGAACAATCTTCGCCATGGGCTGCGCTCCGCCATGCCAGGTGCCGACGCGACGGTGTTCCAGTCCGACACCGATGCACGACAGGTCGGCATCGCCATCACCTGGCCGGCCAACCAGCGCTGGATCCCGGTCGCGGAAGCCGCGCTGGACGCCGCGCCTTTCGCGGTCACGCTGGCCAATAGCGGCTTCGACTGTCCGACTCGGCGGCTCTGCCAGGTGTCCTATGTGTCGCGGTGAATTCCGCGTCCAGGCACGCCTGCGCCATCGCATGGGCGGCGCGATGTTGGCCGACCTCATGGTGGGCATCGCGCTGGGGCTGATGGTCGTCATCGTGGCCATCGCATCCCTTTTCGCGACGCTGTCAGCCGCAGCTGCCGCTCGCGATGCCGCCGACCTGCAACAGCGCGCCGACACGGCCTTGCGCCTCATCGGCGACGAGGTTCGCCGTGCCGGATCCGTCCGCTTTTCCCTGCCCGACGCACCCTCGCAGTTTTCACACGTCTTCCAGGGCTGGAACAACACCGGTTTGGCGGTCTCCGGCACGGAAGGCGGCCCGGGAGCATCCGACACCTTGCGCCTGAGCTATGAGCCCGGCACCGATGACCGCGACTGCCTCGGCTACCACCCGGCCGATTCGAACCACGTTGACAGCGAATTCCAAATCGGCATCGAAAGCATCAACGCCGGCCGGCCCGCGCTGTACTGCAAGGGTAGCGGCGGCGCCAAGATCTCCTGGCAGGCGCTGGTCTCGGGAGTAGACGACCTTCAGGTTCTGTACGCCATCGCCGACCCGGACGGAAAGATCGCCTATGTGGGCGCCGACAAGATCGACACTACGAGCCGGGTGTTGGCCGTAAGCATCTGCCTGCAGCTGTCGAGCGAAGGTCGTCGCGGCGCCGGGTCAGCGCTCGGCTGCGACGGCAAACCGATAGCCGCGCCTGCATTGGCCGACCGCATCGTCTTCGTCGCGCGCGGAATCTTCAGGGTACGCAATGCCGAAATCTGATCGACGCAATGGCGAACGCGGCGTGGCCTTGTTTTTCGTGATGCTGCTGTTGCTGCTCTGTTCCATCTCGGTGATGGGCGCCTCGCGGGTGACGCTGCTCGCCGAGATGATGAACGGCGCAGCCGTCGACCGCGCCGGTGCCTTCGCCGCCGCCCAGGCCTTGTTGCGCGATGCCGAAACCGAAATCCGTGGAGCATGGTCCGACGCAACGGCTTGCCGGTCCGACGACGCTCCGTCCAGCTGCCGTGCCTTCGGCGACAGGGTGGCGCCACCCTGGACGAATGAAGACTACGAACGCCTGGTGGAGGCCGTCCGGTCCGATCCAAAGCTCGAGCCGTGCCGACGCGGCATCTGTGCGCCCACCGATCCGGATCAGCTGGCCGAATTTCGCGCCCACCTGCCCGCCCTGACAAGCCCCGCCAATCTCGTGCCAACCTTTGCGGTGCATGGCCAGTACGCCGGCACAGCCCCATCGACGGCGGGCGTCCAGGCAAACCCCTACCTCAGCCAGAACGCCCGGTACTGGATTGAAGTGTTTCCGTACGCGCTCACCGTGACTGGTGGCGAGGAAGCGATCCGCTTCGCGCCGGACCCGGGCCGGCCTTTCGTCTTTCGAATCACCGCCTCGGTGCAGGGTCGTCGCCCAGGCACGCAGGTCCTACTGCAAGAGGTCTTCGTGCCCTCACCGCTCTTCGGCGGTACATGAAGGCAGTCTTCGTGCTGCCGGTCGCCCTCGTCCTGGCCTGGCTCGTCACCACGCCCGCGATGGCAATGGACCTGGCGCAATCGCCAGACGACAAGTCGCCACCGTCGCAGGCCATGTCGCCGATGGTTCTGGTCGAGCAGGCCGACGGGAGCCTGGCGCGCATGGTCTTCACGACCTCCTACGACGCGGCCGACTGGTCCGGCCGCGTACTCGCCTTTCCCGTCGATGCCGCAGGCGTGCTGGCCAAGGCTTCGACCTGGCGCAGCGACAACGGCCTGGATGCTGCGGCATTCGATCCGGCGAAAAGGCTGGTGCTCAGCCACGACGGCAACACCGGTATCGCCTTGCGATGGTCCGCTCTTTCTGCCGCGCAACAGGCGGGCTTGACGGCGGGCGACAACGAGGCCGACGGACGTCAGCGCCTGGATCATGCACGAGGCGACCACCGCGCCGAGGCAGTGCAAGGTGGCGCGCTGCGCAGCCGCCTGAAAATAGTGGTGGGCAAGCCGACAACGACCCCCTTCCGCCAAGCCGACATCGTCCATTCGCAGCCCTGGTTCGTTCCGGCGCACCGGGTAGCTGCCGCGACGAACGGCCCGTCGATGGTCTATGTCGGTGGCAACGACGGAATGCTGCATGGCTTCGATGCCCTGACCGGCGAAGAGCGGCTGGCCTATGTTCCTGGTGCCATCGTGTCCAGGCTGGTCGAGCTGACCCGGCCCGCCTATCGACACCGCTACTTCGTCGACGGCCCGATATTCGTTGGCAAGGCGGCCGGCGCCCGCGTGCTGGTGGGTTCTCCGGGCGCTGGAGCCAAAGGCTATTTCGTGCTCGACGTGCACCGGCCCGCGCTTTTTTCCGAAGCCAGCGCCGCCAGTACCGTGCTGGTCGACACGACATCCACCGCTGATGCGGACATCGGCCATCTGGTGTCCGAGCCCTCGGTGGACGCTGCCGGCACCGGGGCGCGCCAGATCGTGAAGCTCAACGACGATCGCTGGGCCGTCGTCCTCGGCAACGGCATAGGCAGCGACAGCGGCATGCCAGTCCTGTTGCTGCAGTACCTGGACGGTTCGCGCGAACTGCGCCGACTGAAGCCGTCCTGCCCCGCCATGCCGGCCAAATGCGTGTACCGAGGCGAA
The nucleotide sequence above comes from Xylophilus sp. GOD-11R. Encoded proteins:
- a CDS encoding penicillin-binding protein 1A; the encoded protein is MATTPNFLTRAASAVRRHPWRAVACLPALLVAYVLLLIPFTPSIGDIRKARTERPAVLLSADDKVLAEFRRANREWVKLADISPHVVDALIATEDRRFYEHGGIDFRRTGAAVLNTLHGDRQGGSTITQQLARNLYPDEIGRAVSLTRKAKEAITALKIEGVYSKDEILETYLNTVSFLYNAVGIEMAARTYFDTTADKLDPLQSATLVGMLKGTSYYNPVNNPDRARDRRNIVLAQMVRSGALPETRLAELQKTPLKVDFERQTDATGPAPHLARQLRNWLFDWSERNGYDIYADGLRVRTTIDSRLQDFANRAVQKQADQLQRSADAMYAPRAWNPKRPEIQAMVRETAAYKSARDGGADDADALRQAFADADAMKVLRVQKSRLQAGFMALDPRDGQVRAWVGSRGYAEDQFDHVSQARRQPGSTFKPFVYGTAFAQGISPDESFMDEPIQLALGNGQVWSPTDEGEPSYAPMTLRDGLAFSKNIITAQLMQQVGPKNVADLARAMGVRQSKLDEVPSLALGTSPVTLKEMVTAYGSIANGGNFIEPILVLRIEDRDGKVLEEFHPGTPETALAQAPAQTLLDAMRGVIDRGTGAAIRSRYGIRGDLAGKTGTTQDNTDGWFILMHPQLVAGAWVGFNDSRMTMGGSWGQGARSALPMVGDFMAASLRAKVVDAAAEFDAPRQPIAPAQPDPSTSPPVERPENLFRPGGEGEGNGPISLLPPTQAQPVAMPQDMQVPTAPSSGPPLSQAAGDAGLTTAEKPASSGSLTRLSPSEADVRIGPRP
- the gshA gene encoding glutamate--cysteine ligase, encoding MTSTDERLAALTPQRLQGMRRGIEKESLRSLPTGALALTPHPHPLGSALTHPHITTDFSESQVELITGVHASAEACMAEITEVHQFVHRAMAALDAHGDENLWVSSMPCGLPSDETIPLGRYGTSNVGRAKSVYRMGLGHRYGRRMQTISGIHYNWSLPGVSSEEYFDLIRNFRRHAFLLLTLFGASPAVCGSFVEGRPHQLEPIGEGSMHMPYGTSLRMGRLGYQSDAQATLSVSYNSLEGYAASLQDALTRPYPLYRDLGIRNPGGEYNQLATTLLQIENEFYGTIRPKRTIRQGERPLHALRERGVEYVEVRCMDLDPFNPVGISAQTMRFIDIFLLHCLLSDSPPDTPAEIAELAHNQHLTAARGREPGLVLSRQGKPVALVDWADEILTACLPIARAVDAAEGSVAYLQAVQAAQAAMRSPETLPSARVLATMSSQFGDSFVACTRAQSVVARDALLAMPWTEEQQARFEAASRLSFAEQKRIEDADTMPFEIYREQYVSPNRLVPARLAAVPA
- a CDS encoding alpha/beta hydrolase, whose amino-acid sequence is MTLLQTIELETAPQPTATVLLMHGLGASADDFVPMVPQLDLSGVGPVRFVFPQAPTMPVSINGGYRMPSWYDIVVSDLGRQEDAAGLRASRDAIEALILREKQRGIAANRIVLAGFSQGCAMSLMTGLRHGERLAGIAGMSGYLPLASTTAKERHLANGDVPIFLAHGTRDGVVPLARAEASRDALLELGYPVEWHTYPMEHTVCPPEVRQLEIFLQKVLA
- a CDS encoding GspH/FimT family pseudopilin, whose amino-acid sequence is MRGVFLVELMVCLLVAAVLLALGLPGLRSMLRDMQVRVAAQDLVGALAWTRAEAVRGGAAITLRFRPRTECISPPARRHCGWEVFRDLDGNTKRDASEKLLAVHALPVQVDLPDVSSSAIQYLADGAVSTKGVHIVIGPTGAATGDPATRIVCSQFGGRVRIAMGEHC
- a CDS encoding PilW family protein; protein product: MGGAMLADLMVGIALGLMVVIVAIASLFATLSAAAAARDAADLQQRADTALRLIGDEVRRAGSVRFSLPDAPSQFSHVFQGWNNTGLAVSGTEGGPGASDTLRLSYEPGTDDRDCLGYHPADSNHVDSEFQIGIESINAGRPALYCKGSGGAKISWQALVSGVDDLQVLYAIADPDGKIAYVGADKIDTTSRVLAVSICLQLSSEGRRGAGSALGCDGKPIAAPALADRIVFVARGIFRVRNAEI
- a CDS encoding pilus assembly protein, which translates into the protein MPKSDRRNGERGVALFFVMLLLLLCSISVMGASRVTLLAEMMNGAAVDRAGAFAAAQALLRDAETEIRGAWSDATACRSDDAPSSCRAFGDRVAPPWTNEDYERLVEAVRSDPKLEPCRRGICAPTDPDQLAEFRAHLPALTSPANLVPTFAVHGQYAGTAPSTAGVQANPYLSQNARYWIEVFPYALTVTGGEEAIRFAPDPGRPFVFRITASVQGRRPGTQVLLQEVFVPSPLFGGT
- a CDS encoding pilus assembly protein translates to MKAVFVLPVALVLAWLVTTPAMAMDLAQSPDDKSPPSQAMSPMVLVEQADGSLARMVFTTSYDAADWSGRVLAFPVDAAGVLAKASTWRSDNGLDAAAFDPAKRLVLSHDGNTGIALRWSALSAAQQAGLTAGDNEADGRQRLDHARGDHRAEAVQGGALRSRLKIVVGKPTTTPFRQADIVHSQPWFVPAHRVAAATNGPSMVYVGGNDGMLHGFDALTGEERLAYVPGAIVSRLVELTRPAYRHRYFVDGPIFVGKAAGARVLVGSPGAGAKGYFVLDVHRPALFSEASAASTVLVDTTSTADADIGHLVSEPSVDAAGTGARQIVKLNDDRWAVVLGNGIGSDSGMPVLLLQYLDGSRELRRLKPSCPAMPAKCVYRGENGLATPLLMDANADGKADIAYAGDLLGHVWKFDLTSSKPDAWHVAFQGKPLFTARDAAGRHQAFTSAPEWLPHPAGGVMLAIGSGRQLTEDDRTDRQVQTIYGLHDAATLPEGQPVNEPDKPGARRDVLVQQSVLEGDLALGTDRFYRTSASSGDDQALKDVRGWFLDLPDSGERILHAPRPFAGSKMMFFSESPSGEKLTVLDLTTGKPSASPVFAALVGNGAAIAKGATTSSRVSLGGTGRMAVQRGGGIALVSLSGGATLALLKGQGAGVRPSWRRLP